The Meriones unguiculatus strain TT.TT164.6M chromosome 1, Bangor_MerUng_6.1, whole genome shotgun sequence genome has a segment encoding these proteins:
- the Pih1d2 gene encoding PIH1 domain-containing protein 2 produces the protein MSASSKGLLTQISQFWNMLDDLSENDPERYKNFIQQELKDGKQFCVDPEPQLCLQTKILKPKEKILFINLCQWKRIPAPQSATHPVPLNVGSPEDFSEASGAYTVIDVAYNPGVLQAAEKDQRIKDQLIKMAMHCIEERFQFILAQSYRVTSFGIKGSIQRMKEKLMGTKSSFTDLKEILKKENTLERIRSSAVSEPNHLPQVLLTKKQAPAKGRCLIEEISSSEIQVEVKKPAYKLKVVKDQNEKPLKIELKIELPGINSVSLCDLSVSEVDLLIEVSEKYRLYLNLPESVNAEMTTAKFIKNKSLLIITMPLA, from the exons ATGAGTGCATCCTCAAAGGGTCTTCTCACGCAAATTTCCCAGTTCTGGAATATGCTCGATGATTTGTCTGAAAATGATCCTGAGCGCTACAAGAACTTCATTCAGCAGGAGCTGAAAGATGGAAAACAGTTCTGTGTGGACCCAGAACCACAGCTCTGTCTACAAACCAAGATCCTA aaaccaaaagaaaagataCTTTTTATCAACCTATGTCAATGGAAAAGGATCCCTGCTCCCCAATCAGCCACTCATCCTGTACCTCTAAATGTTGGCAGTCCAGAAGATTTCTCTGAGGCATCAG GTGCTTATACTGTCATTGATGTTGCCTACAATCCTGGTGTTCTGCAAGCAGCAGAAAAAGACCAAAGGATCAAAGATCAGTTAATAAAGATGGCCATGCACTGCATTGAGGAGCGATTCCAGTTCATACTTGCACAGTCATACCGTGTTACTAGTTTTGGAATAAAAGGAAGCATccagagaatgaaagaaaagctgATGGGCACCAAAAGTAGCTTCACAGACCTCAAAGAGATATTGAAAAAAG AAAATACTCTTGAAAGGATCAGAAGCAGTGCTGTGAGTGAGCCAAATCACCTTCCTCAGGTGCTATTGACAAAAAAACAAGCGCCAGCCAAAGGACGCTGTCTCATAGAAGAGATCTCTAGTTCAGAAATCCAGGTGGAGGTTAAGAAACCAGCCTACAAATTGAAGGTTGTAAAGGATCAGAACGAGAAACCTCTGAAAATTGAGCTGAAAATCGAGTTACCTGGGATtaactcagtctctctctgtgatCTTAGTGTTTCTGAG gttGATTTATTGATTGAGGTCTCTGAGAAGTACCGATTATACCTGAATCTTCCAGAATCGGTTAATGCAGAAATGACAACAGCAAAATTtatcaaaaataaatctttattaatCATTACAATGCcactggcataa